The following are from one region of the Phycisphaerales bacterium genome:
- a CDS encoding 4-oxalocrotonate tautomerase family protein, whose translation MPYVNVRITPAATREQKAQIIAEITDTLSRVLDKRPEQTHIVIDEIDEQNWGFAGIPTDVYRAGKQA comes from the coding sequence ATGCCCTACGTCAACGTCCGCATCACCCCGGCCGCCACACGAGAACAAAAGGCTCAGATCATCGCCGAGATCACCGACACGCTCAGCCGCGTGCTCGACAAACGCCCCGAGCAGACCCACATCGTCATCGACGAAATCGACGAGCAGAACTGGGGGTTCGCGGGCATCCCGACGGACGTGTACCGGGCCGGCAAGCAGGCGTGA
- the glmS gene encoding glutamine--fructose-6-phosphate transaminase (isomerizing) codes for MCGIVAYLGHRQARPLLIEGLKRLEYRGYDSAGMAIIDGGLSVARAVGRVAKLEAQVEGNADFEGTLGIAHTRWATHGGVTEANAHPHRDDRNGIALVHNGIIENYSALRTYLTERGHTFHSETDTEVLAMLIGELYDPEHGMDLEKSVQAALREVTGAYAIAVICEQEPDTLVCARKGSALLVGVGSGEFVVASDPAAIVAHTTQAFPLEDYNVCKITREKFTTSTIHNVPVTPRVEQLELDLEQIELGGYAHFMQKEIYEQPKALRMCMRGRLNGADGTVVLGGLRQFAPQLVRSRRVILAAQGTALHSAMIGEYLLEDLAKVPAECEYASEFRYRNPIIEEGTVVVAVSQSGETADTLAALLEAKERGALALGVINAVGSSIPRETDAGVYLRAGPEIGVASTKAFTAQVAVLTMISLFMARRRFMSAEQCSQLIADLEQIPDKIEKVLGLNDSIRSITEKYIERENWLFLGRGYNYPTALEGALKLKEISYIHAEGMPAAEMKHGPIALIDDGMPAVFIATRGSQYEKVMSNISEVRSRGGHVIAVATEGDQEIGNHAQDVFYIPDVPECLSPMVAVVPLQLMAYHAAVLRGHDVDKPRNLAKSVTVE; via the coding sequence ATGTGTGGAATCGTCGCCTACCTCGGGCACCGCCAGGCCCGCCCACTGCTCATCGAGGGCCTCAAGCGCCTGGAATACCGCGGCTACGACTCGGCCGGCATGGCCATCATCGACGGCGGACTAAGCGTCGCCCGGGCGGTGGGGCGGGTGGCCAAGCTCGAGGCCCAGGTCGAGGGCAACGCCGACTTCGAGGGCACGCTGGGCATCGCCCACACCCGCTGGGCCACCCACGGCGGGGTGACCGAGGCCAACGCCCACCCGCACCGCGACGACCGCAACGGCATCGCGCTGGTGCACAATGGCATCATCGAGAACTACAGCGCCCTGCGCACCTACCTCACCGAGCGCGGCCACACCTTCCACAGCGAGACCGACACCGAGGTACTCGCCATGCTCATCGGCGAGCTGTACGACCCCGAGCACGGAATGGACCTGGAAAAGTCGGTCCAGGCCGCCCTGCGCGAGGTCACCGGCGCCTACGCCATCGCCGTGATCTGCGAGCAGGAGCCCGACACGCTCGTGTGCGCACGCAAGGGCAGCGCCCTGCTCGTGGGCGTGGGCAGCGGCGAATTCGTCGTCGCGAGCGACCCGGCCGCCATCGTCGCCCACACGACCCAGGCCTTCCCGCTGGAAGACTACAACGTCTGCAAGATCACCCGCGAGAAGTTCACCACCAGCACCATCCACAACGTGCCGGTGACGCCCAGGGTCGAGCAGCTCGAGCTGGACCTCGAGCAGATCGAGCTGGGCGGCTACGCCCACTTCATGCAGAAGGAGATCTACGAGCAGCCCAAGGCCCTGCGCATGTGCATGCGCGGCCGGCTGAACGGCGCCGACGGCACCGTCGTGCTGGGCGGCCTGCGGCAGTTCGCCCCCCAGCTCGTCCGCAGCCGGCGCGTCATCCTGGCCGCCCAGGGCACGGCCCTGCACTCGGCCATGATCGGTGAGTACTTGCTCGAGGACCTCGCGAAGGTTCCCGCCGAGTGCGAGTACGCCAGCGAGTTCCGCTATCGCAACCCCATCATCGAAGAGGGCACGGTGGTGGTGGCCGTCAGCCAGAGCGGCGAGACGGCCGACACGCTGGCGGCCCTGCTCGAAGCCAAGGAACGCGGCGCGCTCGCGCTGGGCGTCATCAACGCCGTGGGCTCGAGCATCCCGCGCGAGACCGACGCGGGCGTGTACCTGCGCGCGGGGCCGGAGATCGGCGTGGCCAGCACCAAGGCGTTCACCGCCCAGGTGGCCGTGCTCACCATGATCAGCCTGTTCATGGCCCGCCGGCGCTTCATGAGCGCCGAGCAGTGCAGCCAGCTCATCGCCGACCTGGAGCAGATCCCCGACAAGATCGAGAAAGTGCTGGGGCTCAACGACTCCATCCGCTCGATCACCGAGAAGTACATCGAACGCGAGAACTGGCTGTTCCTGGGGCGTGGGTACAACTACCCGACCGCGCTCGAAGGCGCACTCAAGCTCAAGGAGATCAGCTACATCCACGCCGAGGGCATGCCCGCCGCCGAGATGAAGCACGGGCCCATCGCCCTGATCGACGACGGCATGCCCGCGGTCTTCATCGCCACGCGCGGCAGCCAGTACGAGAAGGTGATGAGCAACATCAGCGAGGTCCGCAGCCGAGGCGGGCACGTCATCGCCGTGGCCACCGAGGGCGACCAGGAGATCGGCAACCACGCCCAGGACGTCTTCTACATCCCCGACGTGCCCGAGTGCCTGAGCCCCATGGTGGCGGTGGTGCCCCTGCAGCTCATGGCCTACCACGCCGCCGTGCTCCGCGGCCACGACGTGGATAAGCCGAGGAACCTGGCCAAGAGCGTCACGGTCGAGTAG
- a CDS encoding PAS domain S-box protein gives MKQPPEPLFDDANEEFAQAIVETLHEPLLVLSPDLVVKSANRAFYQHFEVEPAETIGRKIYDLGNGQWNIPSLRTLLEDVLPDNTVFNNFEVEHHFESIGRRFMLVNARRLDHAQLILLGIRDETDADGARQALRTSRQRLAGLYANAKVGISEITADGRFINANDEMCRIMGRSRDELLACTIKDVTHPDDVERCLDEVERLLETGQTVAIEKRYRRPDGSSVYVSSTASLLKDGDPTTIVVVTIDLTERRHTETALRSSEARLHALVTATSDVVFRMSPDWTRMRRLHVDGYLEDATSDQPWLERYIPHHAQEAVLEAVARAKERGEVFELEHQFLRQDGSIGWMHSKAVPVADDDGRIVEWFGAATDITDRKQAEEAIQRSEARMRLLTDALPVLISYVDVDRRFGFVNQTYVRWFGRPREQISGRPVEEVLGRDAYEQIRPRLELAMSGRQVSFETTLVYPNAGRRDVSAVYVPDVDESGEVRGMFAMISDMTDRRRAEAALEASEAQYRALFESIDEGFCVIDLIYDDAGTAIDYAFTEINPAFERHTGLTDAVGKRIMDLVPDLEPHWVERYARVAATGEAERFVERSEAMNRWFDVYAFCMGKPPEHRVAILFNDITERTRAEEALRISEQRYRLLVESAREYAMLMIDPDGTIASWNAGAERLFGYTAQEMIGAPSETLYTEEDRAAGAPERKRTRALAEGQVATDQWYRRKDGSRFWANGVLRPLENGYPRGFIKILRDQTRQKAHEEQLRTVMAELNHRVKNTLAVVQSIASQTMRRAPDLASFRRDFERRLSSIAKAHNLLTRTTWTGVTLGRVIDSELDLTGGAAARLHTSGPDITLPPHMALAVHMVLHELATNAHKYGCLATASGSLDIRWQRLGTADEPELELSWTERCPDPVEAPKAEGFGSRLIEQLVVYELGGTLERRFESCGLAFSLRVPLTRAPTQADAPDHADGHGENGRATPDTDAISDQAARSDTNPDQPTRPAVLLVEDLAPLAMAMKAELEHRGFAIIGPASSVAQARALAERTLPAAAILDVNLGDEQVYPLIPVLEAAGVPMVLLTGHEPGSLPEAVHHVPVLPKPVELDDLERFLRAHAPEA, from the coding sequence TTGAAGCAGCCACCGGAACCATTATTTGACGACGCGAACGAAGAGTTCGCCCAGGCGATCGTCGAGACGCTGCATGAGCCATTGCTCGTGCTTTCGCCGGACCTGGTGGTCAAGAGCGCCAACCGCGCGTTCTACCAGCACTTCGAAGTCGAGCCGGCCGAGACGATCGGGCGGAAGATCTACGACCTGGGCAATGGCCAATGGAATATCCCGTCGCTTCGGACGTTACTCGAGGACGTCCTGCCCGACAACACGGTGTTCAATAACTTCGAGGTCGAGCACCACTTCGAATCCATCGGCCGCCGGTTCATGCTCGTCAACGCCCGCCGGCTCGACCACGCGCAGCTCATCCTGCTGGGGATCCGCGACGAGACCGACGCCGACGGGGCCCGTCAGGCCCTGAGGACCAGTCGCCAGCGGTTGGCTGGGCTCTATGCAAACGCCAAGGTGGGAATCAGCGAGATCACCGCCGACGGGCGCTTCATCAACGCCAACGACGAAATGTGCCGCATCATGGGGCGATCGCGAGACGAACTGCTCGCGTGCACCATCAAGGACGTCACCCATCCAGACGACGTCGAGCGTTGCCTCGACGAAGTCGAGCGCCTCTTGGAGACCGGACAAACGGTCGCGATCGAGAAGCGGTACCGGCGCCCCGACGGCTCGAGCGTCTACGTGAGCAGCACGGCCAGCCTCCTGAAGGACGGCGACCCAACAACGATCGTCGTCGTCACCATCGACCTGACGGAAAGACGACACACTGAGACGGCCCTGCGCTCCAGCGAAGCGCGGCTGCACGCGCTCGTGACCGCCACCAGCGACGTGGTCTTCCGCATGAGCCCCGACTGGACGCGCATGCGACGCCTGCACGTGGACGGCTACCTCGAAGACGCCACGAGCGACCAGCCCTGGCTCGAACGCTATATCCCCCATCACGCCCAGGAGGCGGTGCTCGAGGCCGTCGCGCGGGCCAAGGAACGGGGAGAGGTGTTCGAACTCGAACACCAGTTCCTGCGACAGGACGGCAGCATCGGCTGGATGCACTCCAAGGCCGTGCCCGTGGCCGACGACGACGGCCGCATCGTCGAATGGTTCGGCGCCGCGACCGACATCACCGATCGCAAGCAGGCCGAAGAGGCCATCCAGCGCAGCGAGGCCCGCATGCGCCTGCTGACCGATGCGCTCCCCGTGCTCATCTCCTACGTCGATGTTGACAGGCGCTTCGGCTTCGTCAACCAGACCTACGTCCGGTGGTTCGGCCGGCCGCGCGAGCAGATCAGCGGGCGGCCGGTGGAGGAAGTCCTGGGACGCGATGCGTACGAGCAGATCCGCCCGCGCCTGGAACTGGCGATGTCGGGCCGGCAGGTTTCCTTCGAGACCACCCTGGTCTACCCCAACGCCGGCCGGCGCGACGTCAGCGCTGTCTACGTGCCCGACGTCGACGAATCTGGCGAAGTCCGCGGCATGTTCGCCATGATCTCCGACATGACCGATCGTCGCCGGGCCGAAGCGGCGCTCGAGGCCAGCGAAGCCCAGTACCGCGCGCTCTTCGAATCCATCGACGAGGGCTTCTGCGTCATCGATCTGATCTACGACGACGCGGGCACGGCCATTGACTACGCGTTCACCGAGATCAACCCCGCCTTCGAGCGGCATACCGGGCTGACCGACGCGGTCGGAAAACGCATCATGGACCTCGTGCCCGACCTCGAGCCGCACTGGGTCGAGCGGTACGCCCGCGTGGCCGCCACGGGCGAGGCCGAGCGATTCGTCGAGCGCTCCGAAGCCATGAACCGCTGGTTCGACGTCTACGCCTTCTGCATGGGCAAGCCGCCCGAGCATCGCGTGGCCATCCTCTTCAACGACATCACCGAGCGCACGCGCGCCGAAGAGGCCTTGCGCATCAGCGAGCAGCGATACCGCCTGCTGGTCGAGAGCGCCCGCGAGTACGCGATGCTGATGATCGACCCCGACGGCACCATCGCCTCGTGGAACGCCGGCGCCGAGCGGCTCTTTGGCTACACCGCCCAGGAGATGATCGGCGCACCCTCCGAGACGCTCTACACCGAAGAGGATCGCGCCGCGGGGGCGCCCGAGCGCAAGCGCACCCGCGCGCTGGCCGAGGGCCAGGTGGCCACCGACCAGTGGTACCGTCGCAAGGATGGCTCACGCTTCTGGGCCAACGGCGTGCTGCGTCCGCTCGAAAACGGCTACCCCCGCGGGTTCATCAAGATCCTGCGCGACCAGACCCGCCAGAAGGCCCACGAGGAGCAGCTCAGGACCGTCATGGCCGAGCTGAACCACCGCGTCAAGAACACCCTGGCCGTCGTCCAGTCCATCGCCAGCCAGACCATGCGCCGAGCGCCGGACCTGGCCAGCTTCCGCCGAGACTTCGAACGCCGCCTGAGCTCGATCGCCAAGGCCCACAACCTGCTCACCCGCACGACCTGGACGGGCGTCACCCTGGGCCGGGTCATCGACAGCGAGCTGGACCTCACCGGCGGCGCCGCCGCCCGGTTGCACACCAGCGGGCCCGACATCACCCTGCCCCCCCACATGGCCCTGGCCGTCCACATGGTCCTCCACGAGCTGGCCACCAACGCACACAAGTACGGCTGCCTGGCGACCGCCAGCGGCTCGCTGGACATCCGCTGGCAACGCCTCGGCACGGCCGACGAGCCAGAGCTGGAGCTTTCCTGGACCGAGCGCTGCCCCGACCCCGTCGAGGCGCCCAAGGCCGAGGGCTTCGGCAGCCGCCTCATCGAGCAACTGGTCGTCTACGAACTGGGCGGCACACTCGAACGCCGCTTCGAGTCCTGCGGCCTGGCGTTTTCTCTTCGCGTGCCGCTGACCCGCGCGCCCACGCAGGCCGACGCGCCGGATCACGCGGATGGCCACGGCGAGAACGGCCGCGCAACGCCCGACACCGATGCGATCTCGGACCAGGCCGCCCGCTCCGACACAAATCCCGACCAACCCACACGCCCGGCCGTGCTGCTGGTCGAGGACCTGGCCCCCCTGGCCATGGCGATGAAGGCCGAGCTCGAGCACCGCGGCTTTGCGATCATCGGTCCGGCCTCCAGCGTCGCCCAGGCCCGCGCCCTGGCCGAGCGCACGCTGCCGGCCGCGGCCATCCTCGACGTCAACCTGGGCGACGAGCAGGTCTACCCGCTGATCCCCGTGCTCGAAGCCGCGGGCGTGCCCATGGTCCTGCTCACCGGCCACGAGCCCGGCAGCCTGCCCGAGGCCGTCCACCACGTGCCGGTGCTGCCCAAGCCCGTGGAACTGGACGACCTGGAACGGTTCCTGCGAGCGCACGCGCCGGAGGCCTGA
- a CDS encoding aldehyde dehydrogenase, with the protein MTPAEHASAPNAGLPAPRGGLTQPSWTLRERLAWVRRFRRAVVTGQDELITLAGEEVRKDAFETLVSDLVPLLSSCRWHERHAGRVLRTRRLRGGSVWQIGQRHWLRREPLGLVGIIATWNYPVQLLGIQLVQAVVAGNRVVVKPSERCPKTQARLLAMAQEAGLPEGMLGVLDATREAGAAMLERERLDHLVFTGSTAVGRQIAGVLGPRLVPSTLELSGRDSAILLADADVALAARSIGAAVRLNAGQTCMAPRRVLVHAGIAERFAEVLRAEVATGGALTACDGTPCRARVEACGPGDALVEGDHFEPVIAVVACESVEQMLRIHRDVGQHLATSVFTANVRGARELVAELAAGTVTFNDAVIPTAHPGAPLPALGASGWGVSRGKLGLLAMTRPVHVSTTSRRLRVPTDPPSPKQAGQVKKFVRFWYGR; encoded by the coding sequence ATGACCCCCGCCGAGCACGCGAGCGCACCGAACGCGGGACTGCCCGCACCCCGCGGGGGTTTGACGCAGCCGTCGTGGACCCTCCGCGAGCGGCTGGCGTGGGTGCGACGGTTCCGGCGGGCGGTCGTGACCGGTCAGGACGAGTTGATCACGCTGGCGGGCGAGGAGGTCCGCAAGGACGCGTTCGAGACGCTGGTGAGCGACCTGGTGCCGCTCTTGAGCAGTTGCAGGTGGCACGAGCGCCACGCGGGGCGGGTGCTGCGGACGCGGCGGCTGCGCGGCGGGAGCGTCTGGCAGATCGGCCAGCGGCACTGGCTGCGGCGCGAGCCCCTGGGGCTCGTTGGCATCATCGCGACGTGGAACTACCCGGTGCAGCTCCTGGGTATTCAGCTCGTGCAGGCGGTCGTCGCGGGCAACCGGGTGGTCGTGAAGCCCAGCGAGCGGTGCCCGAAGACGCAGGCGCGGCTGCTGGCGATGGCGCAGGAAGCGGGGCTGCCCGAGGGGATGCTGGGCGTGCTGGACGCCACGAGGGAAGCCGGCGCGGCGATGCTCGAACGCGAGCGGCTCGATCACCTGGTGTTCACGGGATCGACGGCGGTCGGTCGCCAGATCGCCGGCGTGCTGGGGCCACGGCTGGTTCCCAGCACGCTGGAACTCTCCGGACGCGACTCGGCGATCCTGCTTGCCGATGCCGACGTCGCGCTGGCGGCGCGATCCATCGGCGCTGCGGTGCGGCTGAACGCCGGGCAGACGTGCATGGCGCCGCGACGCGTGCTGGTGCACGCGGGCATCGCCGAACGCTTTGCCGAAGTGCTTCGCGCGGAGGTGGCCACGGGCGGTGCGCTCACGGCCTGCGATGGCACGCCCTGCCGGGCCCGCGTCGAGGCGTGCGGACCCGGCGATGCGCTGGTCGAGGGCGACCACTTCGAGCCGGTGATCGCGGTGGTGGCGTGCGAGTCGGTCGAGCAGATGCTGCGGATTCACCGCGACGTCGGCCAGCACCTGGCAACCAGCGTGTTCACCGCGAACGTCCGCGGTGCGCGCGAACTCGTCGCGGAGTTGGCCGCCGGCACGGTGACCTTCAATGACGCCGTCATCCCCACCGCACACCCGGGGGCCCCGCTGCCGGCGCTGGGCGCCAGCGGCTGGGGCGTCAGCCGGGGGAAGCTTGGTCTGCTGGCGATGACGCGGCCGGTGCACGTCTCGACGACCAGCCGGCGTCTGCGCGTGCCGACCGACCCGCCAAGCCCGAAGCAGGCCGGGCAGGTGAAGAAGTTCGTGCGATTCTGGTACGGCCGCTAG
- the crtI gene encoding phytoene desaturase family protein: protein MSAPTPKADNPIAIIGAGPGGLAAAMLLAASGARVKVYEAQSRVGGRTSRVSLQGESGEFRFDLGPTFFLMPYVLDEIFRAAGLRLADAVELTRLDPMYRLLLGRSGQDPISLDTTQDVAEMARRIGTIDAKDGAAFERFIIDNRAKLTAAEPILRRAIRSPLDLLKADAIKALPHINPHQSVHQLLSKYFNHPQVRLAVSFQSKYLGMSPFDCPSLFTILPFIEYEYGVWHVTGGLNQLMHAMAGACEQMGVEICTGAPVERLTFEGSRATGVVVDGSHHEHADIVVNADAPWALKHLIPPDALRRVAGYATPRAIDDKKYSCSTAMLYLGIEGPTDLPHHTIYISSRYEQNLEEISRLGTLSEDPSAYVCNPVATDPSMAPPGCSALYVLMPTPNERSDVNFKAERRRMRADMLAQLETVFGIERIEERIQCEQMVAADDWAAMNINHGATFNLAHNLGQMLHKRPRHKLQGLEGVWMVGGGTHPGSGLPVIFLSSQITAKMLCEQRGLAYAGVEAPGLPTVEVADLAARPTAQPVTA, encoded by the coding sequence ATGAGTGCGCCCACGCCCAAGGCAGACAACCCCATCGCGATCATCGGCGCCGGTCCGGGTGGCTTGGCGGCCGCGATGCTGCTGGCGGCCAGCGGCGCCCGCGTGAAGGTCTACGAGGCCCAGTCCCGCGTCGGCGGGCGCACCAGCCGCGTTTCGCTGCAGGGCGAGTCGGGCGAGTTCCGCTTCGACCTGGGCCCCACGTTCTTCCTGATGCCCTACGTGCTCGACGAGATCTTCCGCGCCGCCGGCCTGCGCCTGGCCGACGCGGTCGAACTCACGCGGCTCGACCCGATGTACCGCTTGCTGCTGGGACGGTCGGGCCAGGATCCGATCTCGCTCGACACCACGCAAGACGTGGCCGAGATGGCCCGGCGCATCGGAACGATCGATGCAAAGGACGGCGCCGCCTTCGAGCGTTTTATCATCGACAACCGCGCCAAGCTCACCGCGGCCGAGCCCATCCTGCGCCGGGCCATCCGTTCACCGCTGGACCTGCTCAAGGCCGACGCCATCAAGGCTCTGCCCCACATCAATCCCCACCAGAGCGTGCACCAGCTCCTGAGCAAGTACTTCAACCATCCGCAAGTGCGGCTTGCCGTGAGCTTCCAGAGCAAGTACCTGGGCATGAGCCCCTTCGACTGCCCCAGCCTGTTCACCATCCTGCCGTTCATCGAATACGAGTACGGCGTGTGGCACGTCACCGGCGGCCTGAACCAACTAATGCATGCCATGGCGGGCGCGTGCGAACAGATGGGCGTCGAGATCTGCACCGGCGCGCCCGTCGAGCGTCTGACGTTCGAAGGAAGCCGGGCGACCGGCGTGGTCGTCGACGGATCCCACCACGAACACGCCGACATCGTCGTCAATGCCGACGCGCCCTGGGCGCTCAAGCACCTGATTCCGCCCGACGCGCTCCGCCGCGTGGCGGGCTATGCCACGCCCAGGGCGATCGATGACAAGAAGTATTCCTGCTCGACGGCGATGCTGTACCTGGGCATCGAGGGCCCGACGGACCTCCCGCACCACACCATCTACATATCCTCGCGGTACGAGCAGAACCTCGAGGAAATCTCGCGCCTGGGCACGCTGAGCGAAGACCCTTCGGCCTACGTCTGCAACCCGGTCGCCACCGATCCCTCGATGGCCCCTCCCGGGTGCAGCGCCCTGTACGTCCTCATGCCCACGCCCAACGAGCGCAGCGACGTGAACTTCAAGGCCGAGCGCCGGCGGATGCGCGCCGACATGCTGGCCCAACTGGAGACCGTCTTCGGCATCGAGCGAATCGAAGAACGCATCCAGTGCGAGCAGATGGTCGCCGCCGACGACTGGGCGGCGATGAACATCAACCACGGCGCCACGTTCAATCTGGCCCACAATCTGGGCCAGATGCTGCACAAGCGCCCGCGCCACAAGTTGCAGGGCCTGGAAGGCGTGTGGATGGTCGGCGGAGGCACGCACCCGGGCAGCGGCCTGCCGGTGATCTTCCTTTCAAGCCAGATCACCGCGAAGATGCTCTGCGAGCAACGCGGCTTGGCGTACGCGGGCGTCGAGGCCCCGGGCTTGCCCACGGTCGAAGTCGCCGATCTCGCCGCACGGCCCACGGCACAACCGGTCACGGCCTGA
- a CDS encoding GNAT family N-acetyltransferase, whose translation MEVFAGDTPGARLDTDRLILRPATPADATAFEAAIDALIASGDGTSGVNLPGEQARQIVKRQLDLTAKGLRTGGAMRRAVFDREDPTAILGCCNLITIERGLEWYAELAFWLTPQARGRGVAREACAAVTEHALADLPAGLGCTTVRAFVQPTNARAQSLLANLGFAHQPQTREHKDTGGEHHPHELWLKGLA comes from the coding sequence GTGGAGGTGTTCGCGGGCGACACCCCCGGGGCCCGCCTGGACACCGATCGCCTGATCCTCCGCCCCGCCACGCCGGCCGACGCTACGGCCTTCGAGGCGGCCATCGATGCCCTCATCGCCTCGGGCGACGGCACCAGCGGGGTCAACCTGCCCGGCGAGCAGGCCCGCCAGATCGTCAAGCGGCAACTCGACCTGACCGCCAAGGGCCTGCGCACCGGCGGGGCCATGCGGCGCGCCGTCTTCGACCGCGAGGACCCCACGGCCATCCTGGGCTGCTGCAACCTCATCACCATCGAGCGGGGGCTGGAGTGGTACGCCGAGCTGGCCTTCTGGCTGACCCCCCAGGCCCGCGGTCGGGGCGTGGCGCGAGAGGCCTGCGCCGCCGTCACCGAGCACGCGCTTGCCGACCTGCCCGCCGGCCTGGGCTGCACCACCGTGCGCGCGTTCGTCCAGCCCACCAACGCCCGGGCCCAGTCGCTCCTGGCCAACCTGGGCTTCGCCCACCAGCCCCAGACGCGCGAGCATAAGGACACCGGCGGCGAGCACCACCCCCACGAACTCTGGCTCAAGGGCCTGGCCTAG
- a CDS encoding thiazole synthase, giving the protein MSHMTPVSTDSASLVAPLSIAGRTVDSRLFVGTGKYASYDLMQRALEASGCRVVTVAVRRERLVNEKGESLLDYIDTGKYTILPNTAGCFTAEDAVRVARLGRELLSQIDNPGQDWVKLEVLGDKRTLLPDPVGTVEATKQLIDDGFKVLVYSSDDPIVAKRLKDLGAASVMPAGSPIGSGRGVVNQANIVLCLEALKENDPDYPVIVDAGVGSASDVSVAMELGADGVLLNTAIAHAKDPVLMAHAMRLALDAGYLSYRSGRIEKKLYATASSPFEGTISYIPGE; this is encoded by the coding sequence ATGAGCCACATGACCCCGGTTTCCACCGATTCTGCAAGCCTCGTCGCCCCGCTCTCCATCGCCGGCCGCACCGTCGACAGCCGCCTGTTCGTGGGCACGGGCAAGTACGCCAGCTACGACCTCATGCAGCGGGCCCTGGAGGCCAGCGGCTGCCGCGTGGTGACCGTGGCGGTGCGGCGCGAGCGCCTGGTGAACGAGAAGGGCGAGAGCCTGCTGGACTACATCGACACCGGCAAGTACACCATCCTGCCCAACACGGCCGGGTGCTTCACGGCCGAGGACGCCGTGCGGGTTGCCCGGCTGGGGCGCGAACTTCTCAGCCAGATCGACAATCCGGGACAGGATTGGGTGAAGCTGGAGGTTCTGGGCGACAAGCGCACGCTGCTGCCCGACCCGGTTGGCACGGTCGAGGCCACGAAGCAACTCATCGACGATGGATTCAAGGTGCTGGTGTACTCCAGCGACGACCCGATCGTGGCCAAGCGGCTGAAGGACCTTGGAGCCGCGAGCGTGATGCCGGCGGGCAGCCCGATCGGCAGCGGGCGCGGCGTGGTGAACCAGGCCAACATCGTGCTGTGTCTTGAGGCGCTCAAGGAGAACGACCCGGACTATCCGGTGATCGTCGACGCGGGCGTGGGCAGCGCGAGCGATGTCTCGGTCGCCATGGAACTGGGCGCCGACGGCGTTCTGCTCAATACCGCCATCGCGCACGCGAAGGACCCGGTCTTGATGGCCCACGCCATGCGCTTGGCCCTGGACGCCGGCTACCTGAGCTACCGCAGCGGCCGCATCGAGAAGAAGCTCTATGCAACGGCCAGCAGTCCGTTCGAGGGCACGATCAGCTACATCCCCGGCGAATAG